The window GGCTGGCCAGACTCTCGCCGCCTGCCTTGATGCTCGGGGCGATGGCCGTGCTCGACAGGTAGAAGCCGAACAGGGCCGAGACCGTGGCGTGCGAACCCTTCAGTCCGTCCTTGCGGAAGAAGAGGAAGACGATGACGCCGAGCAGGAACACGCCTGACAGGGAGAGGATCATTTCGGGCCTCCTGGTGTCGAAGGTGGGGGACAGTCACCATGAGTTGTTCCAGGATCACAGCATGTATCCATACGATTAAAGGTGCAACTGGGTGAAATGCGGCTGATTTCCCCCACTCGGCGGAGCCGATCCGGCCCGGTTGACCAGGATTGATGCCGCCAACGGAGCCTGTCGGTGATCTTTACCTCGGGCAGATCGGGTCATGTGCCGCGAGAGCCAGTACGCTGGCGATTCACTCGTACGGCGGCGTACGGCCGCGTCCCGCGCGCTGCCGTACGCTGCCTGACGTTCACCGAAGTTCCGAGGAGAGGCGGTCCGGCCGATGAGCGAAGCCCCCGACCCCGAGGTCGTGGAGCTGGCCACCAAGATCTTCGATCTGGCCCGACAGGGGCAGACCGAGGCGCTCGTGGCGTATGTCGACGCGGGCGTGCCGGCCAATCTCACCAACGACCGCGGCGACTCCCTGGTGATGCTCGCCGCCTACCACGGCCACGCCGACGCGGTGAAGGCGCTGCTGGTCCGGGGCGCGGAGGCGGACCGGATCAACGACCGGGGCCAGACCCCGCTCGCGGGCGCCGTCTTCAAGGGCGAGACGGACGTGATCAAGGTCCTTCTCGAAGCCGGGGCGGACCCCGCCGCGGGCACGCCGTCGGCCGTCGACACGGCCCGCATGTTCGGCAAGGCGGAGCTGCTGGAGTTGTTCGGCGTCAACTGAGCCGGACGTCCTGATCAGGTACGACACGGAAAACGGGGGAGGCGGTAACAGGCCGCCGTAAATACGGTCGCGGCAGCACACACCGCGGGTCATCATGACGTCGTGCTTCACGGACGCGATGGCTGGGCAGGTGTTGCCGCACCGCGCGGGCCGTGATGCGGTCCGCATGGGCCACCGACGAGAGGCAGAGAGAGATGGTCTACAGCAAGCAAGAGACGGCGGGCGCTCCGACGTTGTGTCACGCGGCCAGGTAGTGCGTGTTCCCCGGTTGCGTCGACGCTTGATGTGAGGCTGTTTCCCATGTTCGATCCGGTCATAGCGCCCAGCGGTACGCTG of the Streptomyces sp. 1222.5 genome contains:
- a CDS encoding ankyrin repeat domain-containing protein, producing MSEAPDPEVVELATKIFDLARQGQTEALVAYVDAGVPANLTNDRGDSLVMLAAYHGHADAVKALLVRGAEADRINDRGQTPLAGAVFKGETDVIKVLLEAGADPAAGTPSAVDTARMFGKAELLELFGVN